The Etheostoma spectabile isolate EspeVRDwgs_2016 chromosome 9, UIUC_Espe_1.0, whole genome shotgun sequence DNA segment attatgaacctgaaaaggagcataatatgagcactttgaaaagaagtacagtatatattttctgattccagcttcttaaatgtcaaaactttctagtttcttcacttctctgacagtaaattgaataaatttgaattttggacaaaacaagacatttgatgatgctatcttgggctttgggaaaacattgattgaaatttattttttttaccattttatgacattttatagaccaaacaactaatcgattaattgcAAAAATAATTCAGGGTTTCcgcagggtcttaaaaagtattaaagtcTTAAATGCAATGTTCTTTCTGtattcttttttagttttatagcACAAGAGCTCTAAATGCgacaaatattttattcaatcAATGATTCAataaatgattgattgattgatattgattttatttatttcatgtaaTTAGAGTACAAGATCAGATAACATTACTTGATaaatactgatttttttttcctgtaaaaaATCCACACTGATGTTCCATTTATATGATCGTGAAGTTGACATCTAATTTCATCCCAGGTGGTATtgaaaaggtcttaaaaagtcatcaattaatctttgagaaaatgaaagtaatcgttagttgcatccctactatttttgtattttttttttgatgacgTCATGTGTTTTCTGCTCCCTCAGCGTTGGAGAGGAAGATGTCCACTCGCCAGAGCCGAGAGGAGCTCATCAAGAAAGGAGTGCTGAAGGAGGTTCACGAGAAAGGTGAGGGGCCAGAAAACAAAGGTGATcactaaaaaagtcaaaaaaaaacaaaaaagttgaaatgcTGAAACCAGTTGGCTTTTGACTATGGTTATTTGGTTAGTTATTAAGTAGGACTTATGGTTCTGCGGAGACTCCACACTTTGCTttcgccgtagcctacgtaagggGCCTGAGGTTCATACTTGTGCATCAATCTTTTTACGACAATAGCAGGGTCGGCATGTGCATGAGCAAGTGAGAAAGTGATTTGCTTTGGAGCAAATACTCTAGAAAGGCATATTAGGATATACAAAGTGTTTACCCTGTGCTTTTTAACCACGGTCGGAGATCTGTAGCAGggaaagttaaccctctccttgatttcatgttgtttatggagaaacAGAACTAGGAAAtgagtttgggggggggggatgcaacGGCATAGGGTCTCCACATATATCAACGTTTATAAAGGCTGATATATGCTGCTGTGTTAAATCAACATATGGATCATGTTGATTTAACACAGATGCATAAATCAGCCAtcataatttcacttttttcgctttttttttttttaattgacctTTCCCTGCTCCCCCACTCTCTGTCTGTATAGACGGCTCTTCCCCGGCTGTACGCGAGGAGGCGAAGATGGAGAACGGGCGATCTCTGCTGCTCGCCTCCGGAGTGTTGGAGTCTGAAGGTACTGAGCTGATGGAGGGCGCCTCCGCAGCTGTAGGTAGGCAGCAGAGCAGAGCCACCATTGTCGCCTAATCTCTCGCCTCACATTGTAGCATCGGTTTTTTTCggactgttttttatttatttctgcgTTTCTTCTCCTCAGGCTCTCTGGAGTTCCAGATGCCAAGTGAGGGTGTGTGTCAACAGGACCACGGACCAAAATCCACAAAGAAGTCCACTATGTATCCATCTGACGGCGCTGACTCAACGCTCTCCAGACCCCCCGCGCTACACAAACAACCTCCTGCGCTGCCACCCAAACCCTTCAACAGGCTACCCAATCACATTATAGGTATGTTTGTCTTCGTGCTCGCTCATATACTGCCTATGTGACTCTTTGTATGCATGTCTAATATTTCCACATCCTCCTCTCTGTGCAGACGGTGCGCCGGTGAAGTTGCCGTGTATGTTGTCGAAGTTGTCTCCTCCTCTACCTCCAAAGAAACTCATGATCTCCGTACCTGCAGGGAGCATGGAGCCCTCTTTGCTCGCCTTCCAGAAGTGCCCCCCTCCCAGCCACGCTCCAATGGGCGGGCACTCCCTGCAGTACGGGGCGctacccctccacccccccagCCGAATCATAGAGGAGCTCAACAAGACCCTGGCCCTCACCATGCAGAGGTTTGAAAGGTGAGGATCAAACATATGAGGAATCTGATTTATTTAATAGGTTTAATaagatttatttacatgtaACTGTGCTAtgttacatatacacatactatGTTAACCAGCCGGCAAATGTTTTACCTGTAGTCCTAATTATCTAGCATGCAAGCTTTATGCTGGGGTGAAAACTAGAGCACTTGGGAAGGCCCGGCCTGGGGATCGAACTCTGCAGTGCCTACTTAGTGTGAGGcagcagtgctaaccactgagccaccatgCCGCCATACATTAGGGCTGGTCCCATTAGGTCAATTAGTGGACTAATCAGTCGTTTTGATCTGAGTTGACTAACATTTCCCTAGTCGTTTAGtcatattttctgctttttttcgtGCTTTTTGAATTCTGAGCCCATCTCTGGTAATCaccacatttaaaatgtgttttttcatgtgGAGAAACTCGACAAATCGTAAGACGACTAAGAGTTACTTGAGCCAAGGATAGCCCTAATACACATTTTCCTGATGTACATTTTGAGTtaagttttacttttaaatctCTTCTTTAGAAACTCTTCGGATTTCTGCTGAAATGACTGCAGAGAAGAAATATTCTGTCAAACTATtgcaaatggaaaacaaaagtgatttCATCAGCTCTGgtctctgtataaataaaaGCAGACTGGTCACATCCAGTCTCTGCGTCCATGGGCTTCTCACCCGTTTCCCCCTCTCACATCCAGCGGCTGTTATGTCACACCTACATGCGATGCTGAGCAGACACCTCTGACCTTTGCCCTTTCCCACCGACCTGCAGCTCCATGATGCACGGCGTTTCCACGGTGATGATCGAGTGTGACGATGACAAAGAGAACCTCCCCAATGAGGCGGACTACGAGGACCTGCctgacgaagaagaagaagaagaggaggaggaggaggaggaggaggaagacgacGACGACAATGATGAGGAAGAcgaagatgaggaggaagatgatgatgatacatTGTTTACAAGTAAGTCTTTTTTTCTGGgcgatatgcttttgtcccgaaGATACCTGGGTTCCAAAATGATTTGTAttgcagtttttatttattgcaatttAATAGTAATGagtattgctgtgtgtgtgtgtgtgtgtgtgtgtgtgtgtgtgtgtgtgtgtgtgtgtgtgtgtgtgtgtctataatgtaattgttttctaaaatgaATGTACATCACATTTATctcatttgtaaagaagaacatgaTAATGATCATTTTAAGACTGTACAACACATCCATCTTGCTTCTCGTGCCACCATTGTAGGCGTACTGGCCATGAAGGTTTTACGAAAGGACTCTCTGGCCATCAAGCTGAGTAACCGTCCATCGAAGAGGGAGCTGGAGGACAAAAACATCCTGCCGATGCAGTCGGACCAAGAGAGGTTCGAGTCCCGACAACAAACGGCCACGAAACTGACCAGGTGAGTCGCCGGATCAACAACACATGGAGAGATCCTACAGCCACAAAGCCtctgtgctctggtttattggcatttctttaaaccaatcgcaatctTCTTGAGCGGCCCTAAGCGTGGGATGGAGCAACGGTTTTCATAACTGTTGGTACAATTTTTTATAGAGGACTAGTCACATTGgtgccttttttaaaaacatgtactgtaaattTGAAAAGCTTTACCTACTCTCTGGCTTCTCTTTTGACCCTCTCACTGGTCACAGCCTTCTGCTCTTGGCATCATATtccctctccccttcctttttGTTCTCACTCTTGATCAATCATCCTACCAACTGTATAAATCGCTGCACCACTTTAGAGTCAGTGCCTGTAAATTCATAAAATACAGCCTCATAAAAACTGACATTGCATGCACGGTCAGCTTCTCTGCCCAGTATGTCCACAGAGAAACATTTCTGCCTGCACAACATTTTGCATGACTCTAGTACTGacaaaaaatactaaacacTATAGacttctatttttattatttcaggcGATTAAGTCAACGACCGACAGCAGAGGAACTGGAACAGAGGAACATACTCAAACGTAAGTAaccttggtgtgtgtggtgtgtgtgtgtgtgtgtgtgtgtgtgtgtgtgtgtgtgtgtgtgtgtgtgtgtgtgtcatgctcTCTTTTTATATCCTTGCAGCTCGAAACGAtctggaggagcaggaggagaagagggagatCAAGAGACATTTGTCCAAAAAGGTACGACAGAGGTGGAGAGGGAAAGAGCGTCTTCACATCTGTAGACCTGTTTAAATGGCTCATGACACCAGCTGTAAATATGAACATGGTTGCTGACACCCTTTTGATAGCAgccttttagtgtgtgtgtgtgtgtgtgcttgtgttc contains these protein-coding regions:
- the phactr1 gene encoding phosphatase and actin regulator 1 isoform X2; protein product: MAGRGGDVMCSRSGFGSATVSPSLAVSEDQKPGKRRRAFCLSRKKSRGEQQQHEPAANNNNNVPFMIHCQLGKEIKHICRNCRAVEPLDAEEVERLAAMRSDSLVPGTHTPPIRRRSKFATLGRLFKPWKWRKKKSEKFKQTSAALERKMSTRQSREELIKKGVLKEVHEKDGSSPAVREEAKMENGRSLLLASGVLESEGSLEFQMPSEGVCQQDHGPKSTKKSTMYPSDGADSTLSRPPALHKQPPALPPKPFNRLPNHIIDGAPVKLPCMLSKLSPPLPPKKLMISVPAGSMEPSLLAFQKCPPPSHAPMGGHSLQYGALPLHPPSRIIEELNKTLALTMQRFESSMMHGVSTVMIECDDDKENLPNEADYEDLPDEEEEEEEEEEEEEEDDDDNDEEDEDEEEDDDDTLFTSVLAMKVLRKDSLAIKLSNRPSKRELEDKNILPMQSDQERFESRQQTATKLTRRLSQRPTAEELEQRNILKPRNDLEEQEEKREIKRHLSKKLSQRPTVEELREAKILIRFSDYVEVAEAQDYDRRADKPWTRLTAADKAAIRKELNEFKSTEMEVHESSRHLTRFHRP
- the phactr1 gene encoding phosphatase and actin regulator 1 isoform X3, giving the protein MAAAPEEEVDRRPIRRVRSKSDTPYINEARISLHLETAEEVERLAAMRSDSLVPGTHTPPIRRRSKFATLGRLFKPWKWRKKKSEKFKQTSAALERKMSTRQSREELIKKGVLKEVHEKDGSSPAVREEAKMENGRSLLLASGVLESEGTELMEGASAAVGSLEFQMPSEGVCQQDHGPKSTKKSTMYPSDGADSTLSRPPALHKQPPALPPKPFNRLPNHIIDGAPVKLPCMLSKLSPPLPPKKLMISVPAGSMEPSLLAFQKCPPPSHAPMGGHSLQYGALPLHPPSRIIEELNKTLALTMQRFESSMMHGVSTVMIECDDDKENLPNEADYEDLPDEEEEEEEEEEEEEEDDDDNDEEDEDEEEDDDDTLFTSVLAMKVLRKDSLAIKLSNRPSKRELEDKNILPMQSDQERFESRQQTATKLTRRLSQRPTAEELEQRNILKPRNDLEEQEEKREIKRHLSKKLSQRPTVEELREAKILIRFSDYVEVAEAQDYDRRADKPWTRLTAADKAAIRKELNEFKSTEMEVHESSRHLTRFHRP
- the phactr1 gene encoding phosphatase and actin regulator 1 isoform X1 codes for the protein MAGRGGDVMCSRSGFGSATVSPSLAVSEDQKPGKRRRAFCLSRKKSRGEQQQHEPAANNNNNVPFMIHCQLGKEIKHICRNCRAVEPLDAEEVERLAAMRSDSLVPGTHTPPIRRRSKFATLGRLFKPWKWRKKKSEKFKQTSAALERKMSTRQSREELIKKGVLKEVHEKDGSSPAVREEAKMENGRSLLLASGVLESEGTELMEGASAAVGSLEFQMPSEGVCQQDHGPKSTKKSTMYPSDGADSTLSRPPALHKQPPALPPKPFNRLPNHIIDGAPVKLPCMLSKLSPPLPPKKLMISVPAGSMEPSLLAFQKCPPPSHAPMGGHSLQYGALPLHPPSRIIEELNKTLALTMQRFESSMMHGVSTVMIECDDDKENLPNEADYEDLPDEEEEEEEEEEEEEEDDDDNDEEDEDEEEDDDDTLFTSVLAMKVLRKDSLAIKLSNRPSKRELEDKNILPMQSDQERFESRQQTATKLTRRLSQRPTAEELEQRNILKPRNDLEEQEEKREIKRHLSKKLSQRPTVEELREAKILIRFSDYVEVAEAQDYDRRADKPWTRLTAADKAAIRKELNEFKSTEMEVHESSRHLTRFHRP